In Apodemus sylvaticus chromosome 7, mApoSyl1.1, whole genome shotgun sequence, the sequence ttttagactggccgcCATGCTGCTCCCCACAGTAACTAACACACTCTTGCGAtccacagtgtgatcaaatatcttgcaacaccCCCTGGAAATTGAACCACTATGTATGTGTGCCAGAAAAcaatcctgggtcctctgggagagcaacgagtaacctctgagtcatctctttaaccacctttcttcattttaaaaggtATAGCGTAGGATCAGAGAACCTGATAACCAGAGTTCAATTATTGGGaccaacatggtggaaggagagaactgagtcttAAATATTGTTTTCTGACTCCTACATGTACACTGTGGCATATATTTCATctccaaataaataaagataatataggAACACAAAATATATAGTCAGGCAGTGgaagtgcatgcctttaatcccagcacttgggagccagaggcaggcagatctctgcattcaaggccagcctgcttctacagaatgagttctgggacagtcaggtctacacagagaaaccctgtcttggaaaacaaacaacaaacacaaaaaggaaatataaagaatataatttataatatttatgaaaaacaaactataattttgtatttaaatttatataaaagtaaagtcactaaaatattttgcattattaattcttgttttaatatgtttttcatttaaaaattttattttatttgttctaaAATTAGTGTACAAAATATCAGGTTTCATGATGGTGTTTGGGGGGCatatttcagttttgtttatCCAAAATCTTATATCCAAAAAAGCTGGAAAACCTAGAAGAAAGATACATTTCCAAATGCTTTTGGCCTATCAAAGTTAAAtctagaaaatagaaacaatttaaatagatctGTAATAAGAAATGAGATTGAAGTAGTTATTAAAAAGTTTCTCTCCAAATAGAGCCCAGTCTTGGGCAGATTAAGTGCTGAATACCACGAAATTTGTAAAGAAAATCTAATCAAAACATTTCTCAATACCTTCCACAAACTACAACCAGgaagaacactacccaagtcATTGTTTTGAAGTCTGTATTGGCCTGATGTCAGACTCTGAGACATGACCAAGAAAGGTACAGATCAATTTTCCTGGTAAACATGGATGTAAAAATTATCaacaaaatatttacaagttgAATCAAATACCTTTTAAGAATTTTATCAAAACTACTTCATTGTTCTGAACTCATGGCAAGAAAGAGAAGGTCTTATGCACAGGAATCCTAACTTCAAATTGACAAAGAGCCACGTGAATCTTCAACTTTGAGCAGAAGGGCAGTGTATGAATGCCTTGTTAGGATGAACTAGGTGGACCATATGGACCACAATACAGATTATGTCCTTGGATTAACTGGGACATCCTGGCACTTGGAACAGCTGCAGGATTCACTGTATCTTTTAAGTTCAAGGAGTGACTTTCAAAGTTATGTGTTTGCTAGCAAATATAGTTTAAGAATATATTAATTTGACTTCTAACTACATCCTCTGGTGGATGGACATTGTTTATGCCATATGCAATTGTCATATCCCAGGCATCAATGACACCCACATTGAGATCCTGGAAAATATCCTTTAAGGCAAGATACTGGGTGTAACCATGGAAATCACTAAACCTCTCCACATCGCTGTTCAACTCCCTgatgttttctgttttgaggaCCACCAGAGTATCTGGGCTTCTCAGGAGAAGACGTTGAAGAGCTTTGTGAACATTGAGGGCTCTTCGGATAAAAACGTCAATGGGAAAAGGTCTGAAATGCTGGCCCAGAGAAATGACGAGGACTGTGTTTTTCTCTCCTCCAGTTCTGTCAATTATCCGAGCAATGTTCTCTATTTCTTTGACTGAGTAGACCAATGACCCGATAAGAGGGTAACCATGTTTTTGCCACTGGATGCTGATTTTCTCATCCAAGTCCACAGCAAGTTGGTGTTGCAGTTTCCCACTCTCGTGCAAGTCCACGGACCTCAGCGCTGACAGCAAACAGGCAATCCCAGAACAAAAGGAGAATACAGTTACAGAGGTCAATTTGCCACAAACACAGGAGAAAAGAACTGGTGTTTGAGCCTATAAACGTATCATATCTGACTAAGGAGTGGTTTTGAAAATTACTCTAAGGATTGAAAGTGCCTTATGATGATGTACTTTGCCCTTCTTCGGCCATTCAGATTGAATTGTATGGGGAATAGCTTTGGCATTTAATTCTGCTTCCCTGGAAGATGATGTTAATAGTTGTATACCTGCTGTGTTGTGTAGTACTAGGCTATTGATGTTGTGTGCAAAAAGAATCTAAGCAAACTGCATTTGTTTAGACTGATGCAGTCATTTGcctcaacgtgtgtgtgtgtgtgtgtgtgtgtgtgtgtgtgtgagagagagagagagagagagagagagagagagagagagagagatgttgtaGGAAAGCCTTGTTTGGACAAGATTACAGTTTGTGGCTGAACAAGTACTTAAAATCCCTTCAATTCTTGAGGAAAATAATCTAATTCAGACACctcagaaaataacaaaataagcaCAGTGTGAACAGGACAAGACAGAGTCCCACTGTGTTTCACTGTGCCAACCAGAGCTTCATCAGAACAGCAAGGTAAGTTGTTCTCCTGCCACAGTTTCTGAGAAAACATTCAGTGTGCCATCATGGTGCTTTGTGCCTTGCTTTGCCATAGCAGGGAAGGGCTGGGCTGGAAATCTCCCGCCAATGGCTGAGGCTGCCAAAAAGAAGTGCCCGAGACTCGCAGGGGGCAAGTGGTACAACTACTTGCATCATTGCTTCCCGCTAACTTCAGTTCTCTTTTCCAAAGCACACTTTGGCTACAGAATTTAATGTTGCATGAAATATACAAGACATGTCTTCCCACCACAACATATATGCCGAGAAGGACGACCACTCCAATCTCAGAAGGAAACAAAACACCTACAATATCAAACTATGTGATGGTAAAGGCTGTCACTAGAATCTCAATTTTGTTGCTGAGAGAAACAATGTAATGAGGAGCTGATTGTTTACCCCCCTGGTCCGTGGTCTAACATGTCCTCTCTGCTGGGAATACTTTTGTAATTTAGAACCCAAGATCTACCAAGTTCACCTTTCCATTGAGAGGATCAGTGTTTTAAATAATGGAGACCACAAGATGGGTCTTATATCAAGGCCAGTATGGAAACATAGATTCAATCTTGCATTCagtgacacaagccagagtccaAAGACATAGATGGGCAGAAGGTGATGATTTAATACATGGTTTAGCTCAGGTGGGATATGACATTCTGGCAAATCTTGCCTTAGTGAACACAGCACTCAAACTACAGATCTTACAGCAAGAGTCTAGCCTCAACTCTATACTAATGTACTCAGAGATGCAGTTGCTGCTGCTTTCTGGCTCCTTCCTACGTGTTAGTGTGTCAGGCATGTCTTAAATACTCTCCTAGCCATTACTTTATTTCATTCAAAATAAACGCTAGGGGTGATGAACATTGTTCTAGAGGATGATAGTAACATTTTGTGAATCATGCTGGTGGTTTGTGGTTGACAACTATGGTAAAGAGGCactttctgtacttttttttcccctttgaaatggaaaaaatttCTGAATGAGACCAGAATAGCTTATACTGAGACATActgttgattttgcttttgaagtACTCCATCCACTGGCGGATTGTGGAATCACCCATGAGATGGATGAATTTTCCTCTCAGGCATTCTTTCATTTTGATCGGAGCCAGACTGCAGGAGGCCGGAGTCCACGTGTTTTTCCAGACATGCCCACTAGGGATTGATGATACCATCCCGAGCTTGCATTTCTCCTTCACTGGAACGGCTTCTGCCGAGGAATCAGGAAGATAGGGGTTACATTTATTCACCACTCCAAAAggctaaattaatattttaacaacttctctttctttccttctgtaagTCTGTCTCTTGtgtgtctttgagacagggtctaatgtAGCCGAGGCTTGCCttcaacttgctatgtagccaaggatgtccttgactgcttgtcttcctgcctccacttccagaGTCTGACAATCCCAGGTGTGtgcttatgtggtgctgggggaggggtccAGCcttgggctttgtgcatgctgggtaagcccTACAGGTCACTTTTGCAATCAGAAACACACTTTGCTTCAGTGGAAAGGTTTTCAGTGGAAAACTGTCTTAGCAATTAGCAAGCTTTTCATAGTGAACCCAGAGAGACAAAGATACTGCTGCCTGAAGTCATTTTAGGTGGGGTTTGTGAGCTGCTCAGAGTAAAAACACAATGCAAAGAAGGAAGCTCTTcttcgttaaaaaaaaaaaaagccttcaaaaACTGAGAGAAGAATGGCGTAAGTTGGTATTAGGATGGCAGTTGATGTCACACTGGGGACATCATAAGTGATATCCCTAGGGGAGCATAAGGATCTCGGTTAAGACCTAGGAGAGAGTTTTACCCTCTGAAGGTTCCAGTGTTAGATGGGCAGGTGACCTGAGACCCAGTGGGTAGTTTGCCACATGTGTGGCTGCTACGGTATCTGCATAAGGTTCTAGTGATTACCTCATGCGTTCATTCATGGACTTTGTGCCTTGGCCTGCCTTACAAGACCTGAGACAGTGACTAAGTCCAACAGAAAGAGAAGGACCTTGAAATGGGTTAATCCAGTGTTAATCATTCCCCACCAGCACACAACCACTTACTGTTGCATTTGGAGACACTAATCATATTGGATTTTCCCATGATCTCCACTCCTATATTTGACCTTAAAGagacaaatacagaaattaatCTACAGTGGCTTCAACTCAGGCAAAGCCCCAGATCCTAGATCTTCCTAGTCCTTCTGTCAGTTCTTAGTGATAATCCAATTTTCCCCATCTATAATATCAGGCCACTTAGTAAGtttccatttattcatttcttaGTCCATAGGAGACAGGGACCCAGAGTATGTGTGCAAGACAGTGTATGGGTACAGAATGTATtagaacacacacatgaatatttctcattctttttgtttttactcaaCCCATGTTTTGGGGTTCATTGATAAGGATTATCTATCCTAAAAGGATATCCTATCAGAGGACTCTTGGAGAATGAACACTATCTCCATATGAATTCCTTGCTCTCTTCTTAAAGTGAACTCTTCTTATAGAGTCCTAAGTTAATGTGCTTGGAATACATTCCCTGCAGGCTAAATTACCACTTGCCCCTCGGTAATGTGAAATGATACTTATTTACCTTTCAAAGAGGCTCCTTTCTTGTTGGCTAAGATAGGAAACTTCCTTGTTCTTCGAATGCATGTGGGTGAGGGCTGCACAGGGCGCATTTGGAGGTTTCACACAGTAGAAAGCTTCTTGGTCCTGGGCATCCAGATACTGGCACAGCTCGGCACTTGAATTTAGAGCCAGGGCACATTCCGTATGGACCTGAGAAGCACCACTGACAAACTGGCCTGAGAAGACGATCCTGTCGTAGCCCTGTTTCCTTGCTCTCCAGAGAGCTGACACCCCTTCACTGGGGTGCATGAGCAGGATAGACAGGGAGACCGGGCCCTCCCAGAACAGAGTGAAGCTGACGAGGTAGGTGCCATTGTTGAAGTCTGTCACCTTTCCAGAAGCGCCTGCCTTCAGGGCTGGGGAGGACATCCTGGCCCTCAGGAAGTCCCCACCATACCCCTTCCTGTTTCTCAGGTGGTCTCTAGCCTCTACCAGGATGTCCAGCTGGTCCCCTACACAGTATGTATCTCGAGGGTTGAGGATGGTGGCTGTGCTATGTGTGGCGCTTGTGGTGTTGTTGAGGTGGGTGAAAGGCCTGGGTGGGATCTTTTTGTCCAGTTTCTCTAAGATCTCCCTGATTCTCAGTTCTGTCTCTTTTGGTGAAACTGGTGGGTTTGGAGGCACTGCAGGGCATGAGGATTTCATGATCAAGTTCCAGCGATTGAAAGACACGGGCAATTTGAACACAGTCCATAGCTGGATGGGCAATAAATAGAACACGGAACACAGAAAAAAGTCTCTATTTAATGTAACAAGCTTTGGTAGGTTAACTAACTTTTGTCTTTTATAGACCAATGAGAGGTATAGAAATCATTTACTTGATATTTTGTGGtcatatatatttcatacacAGGTAGCTTTGTTTAAAAACAGTATCACCCTGCTTTTAAATGACTTATTTTGGAAAACCCATTCAACCCCAAATAGCTAGAATCATCTTCAAAATGGTGGTGATGTGAGGCTGCCAAAATTTCCTTGCAGTCAAGGGTTCTTGCTGCTCCtaaagagaacctgagttcaattccccatgGCTAACGACCaattataactccagctccaggagatctgacaccatctCCAGTCTCTGTGGGCCCTTCACTCACATAACTGAGAATCTGTTTTACTAACAGACTGTCAGGTGCCTTGAACGGTTGTTGGGAGGATTACGGAATAACACGGTGTGCtggataattttatgtcaacttgacacgatcTATAgttatcagagaggagggagcctcagttccATAAGAACataagcctgtagggcattttcttaattaatgattgatgtgggagggctcagcccatgaCGGGTGGGGTCATCCTTAGGCTGGtgatcctgagttctataagaaaggaagctAAGCAAGTcatgtggagcaagccagtaagcagcatccctccataatctccgcatcagctcctgcctccaggtgcctgccatgtttgagttcccatcctgattcccttcagtgatgaactatgatgtggaaatgtaagcccaataaaccctttctcccctatcttgcttttggtcatggtgtttcatcacagcaatagaaaccctaactaggagaTATAGGGACATTAGAAAATcattaggctaatatccac encodes:
- the Nxpe4 gene encoding NXPE family member 4; the protein is MKTMANRKSLWVLLFIVIFWVSFTVFRNPIKLWTVFKLPVSFNRWNLIMKSSCPAVPPNPPVSPKETELRIREILEKLDKKIPPRPFTHLNNTTSATHSTATILNPRDTYCVGDQLDILVEARDHLRNRKGYGGDFLRARMSSPALKAGASGKVTDFNNGTYLVSFTLFWEGPVSLSILLMHPSEGVSALWRARKQGYDRIVFSGQFVSGASQVHTECALALNSSAELCQYLDAQDQEAFYCVKPPNAPCAALTHMHSKNKEVSYLSQQERSLFERSNIGVEIMGKSNMISVSKCNKAVPVKEKCKLGMVSSIPSGHVWKNTWTPASCSLAPIKMKECLRGKFIHLMGDSTIRQWMEYFKSKINTLRSVDLHESGKLQHQLAVDLDEKISIQWQKHGYPLIGSLVYSVKEIENIARIIDRTGGEKNTVLVISLGQHFRPFPIDVFIRRALNVHKALQRLLLRSPDTLVVLKTENIRELNSDVERFSDFHGYTQYLALKDIFQDLNVGVIDAWDMTIAYGINNVHPPEDVVRSQINIFLNYIC